Proteins found in one Plasmodium relictum strain SGS1 genome assembly, chromosome: 13 genomic segment:
- the NT2 gene encoding nucleoside transporter 2, putative, with translation MNILNIIGNDIEVHKKCNIGNENEENQLSKKNEEQQLSKKNKEQQLSKKNKEHQLSKKNEEQQLSKENKEQQLSKNNKEQRLSKKNEEQQLSKKNEEQQLSKKNEEQQLSKKNEESMFGKKCKETELIEEKDEIKEEKNMYQKYSKTNDNVIFSNITLCLMGISSVLLYYYVLNTTPHIHALLNKDIMISFTFFLYFFVLVIVSLISSLFLEVKIIIYDICFILSFILQLIYPYIVKYYYHKTFFFYFLISCIGAICSFLKTMIFSIASIVLNSSKIVCLSYGITGIYCFFLTSLFYYSIIKVDEDIQKLHLSLFITSSINCTFILCTFICYSFLKRTENFKRKFSIYIEERKRRESESCYYEKSEQKTLDTSYFVTINMTQENIDNKDQECALIKNGNISKEKKKNEEKENSCNADNQIKEKFILKNIPFNISINDNENNIVPVPTKKNFLNKFFSYKMLLKNFLKQAKLKIYLYKKAFNSLFCVFYNIFLKIIVFPVACPELWTKNVDERYILIGIVQIADCVSRIFPTIAQSFPIFNFFLLSQKKILLYSFARTFLSLLCLIIPFAKIYIFRNFIFKCLLIFTNVYLNGWFIILSFINIPDVLRSDNSLSNVAIVSSFGSTLLRVGLLIGYGASTIYKYFFTRYLIFI, from the coding sequence atgaatattttaaatataataggAAATGATATAGAAGTTCATAAGAAATGCAACATAGGCAacgaaaatgaagaaaatcaATTAAGTAAAAAGAATGAAGAACAACAATTaagtaaaaagaataaagaaCAACAATTaagtaaaaagaataaagaaCACCAATTAAGTAAAAAGAATGAAGAACAACAATTAAGTAAAGAGAATAAAGAACAAcaattaagtaaaaataataaagaacaaCGATTAAGTAAAAAGAATGAAGAACAACAATTAAGTAAAAAGAATGAAGAACAACAATTAAGTAAAAAGAATGAAGAACAACAATTAAGTAAAAAGAATGAAGAAAGCATGTTTGgtaaaaaatgtaaagaaACAGAattaatagaagaaaaagatgaaattAAAGAAGAGAAAAATATGTATCAGAAATATAGTAAAACTAATGATAATgttatattttcaaatataaCTTTATGCTTAATGGGGATTTCATCTGTGcttttgtattattatgTATTAAATACAACTCCCCATATTCATGcacttttaaataaagatattatGATATCCTTTACATTTTTcttgtatttttttgttttagtTATTGTGTCATTAATCAGTTCCTTATTTCTTGaagtgaaaataattatttatgatATATGCTTTATTTTGTCATTTATTCTTCAGCTAATTTATCCATATAtagtaaaatattattatcataaaactttttttttttactttctcATAAGTTGTATTGGTGCAATttgttcatttttaaaaactatGATATTTTCAATAGCGTCTATTGTTTTAAATAGTTCGAAAATCGTTTGCCTGTCATATGGAATAACTGGAATATATTGTTTTTTCCTTACTtccttattttattattctattATTAAAGTTGATGAAGATATACAAAAATTACATTTATCCTTATTTATCACATCGTCAATTAACTGTACGTTTATATTATGCACCTTCATTTgctattcatttttaaagagaacagaaaattttaaaaggaagtttagtatatatatagaagaaAGAAAGAGAAGAGAAAGTGAAAGCtgttattatgaaaaatcaGAACAAAAAACTTTAGATACTTCTTATTTTGTTACCATTAATATGACACAAgaaaatatagataataaAGATCAGGAATGtgctttaataaaaaatggaaatattagcaaagaaaaaaaaaaaaatgaagaaaaggaaaattcATGTAACGCTGATAatcaaataaaagaaaaatttatattaaaaaatatcccatttaatatatctataaatgataatgaaaataatatagtcCCAGTaccaacaaaaaaaaattttttaaataaatttttttcatataaaatgCTTTTGAAGAATTTTCTAAAACAAGCAaaacttaaaatatatttatataaaaaagcgtttaattcattattttgtgtattttacaatatatttttgaaaattatagTTTTCCCTGTTGCTTGTCCAGAGTTATGGACAAAAAATGTAGATGAACGATACATATTAATTGGAATAGTGCAAATAGCTGACTGCGTAAGCAGAATTTTTCCCACAATTGCTCAGAGTTTtccaatttttaatttttttcttttatcgcaaaaaaaaatattattatattcatttgcAAGAACTTTTTTGTCATTATTATGTTTAATTATTCCTTTtgcaaaaatttatatatttcgcaattttatttttaaatgtttaCTAATTTTTACAAATGTATATCTAAATGGATGGTTTATTATTTTgtcttttataaatataccTGATGTTTTAAGATCAGATAATTCATTAAGCAACGTTGCAATTGTTAGTAGTTTTGGATCAACATTACTCAGAGTTGGATTATTAATAGGATATGGAGCTTCCACAatttacaaatatttttttacacGATATTTGATATTTATCTAA